The Oscillatoria salina IIICB1 genome segment ATCCATTCGCAAAGTAATATGTTCCCGTACCATTAAACCGATTGTTACTAAACTCGCCTTCGTAACGATTGCCGTTGGTAAAAGTATAGGTTCCACTGCCGCTAAACTTCCCTTCGCTAAATTCACCTTCGTATTTATTCCCATCAGCGAAGGTTAAAGTTCCTTGTCCGTCAGGAGTTCCATTACTAAAACTACCTTCGTAACGGTTGCCGTTAGCAAATTTTCGCACCCCGACACCGTTAAATTGACCGTTACTAAATTCTCCGGTATAACTGCCACCATCGGCAAAGGTATAAGTTCCCTGTCCTTCTGGTTGACCGTTTTTCAGTTCGCCTTGATAGCGGTTGCCATTAGTATATTCGCAGGTTCCCTGACCAGAAATTGTGCCATTAGTAACACTACCAGAACATTTATTGCCGTTAGCATAAGTAAAAGTTCCTTCACCGTTGGGCGCGCCGTCTTTAAATTCACCTTCGTAACTACCGCCATCGGTAGAAGTATAAACCCCTTGACCGTTAGCTTGACCTCCTGCAAACTCGCCTTCGTAGCGATCGCCATCGGCATAAACGCGCACTCCTCTACCGCTTGGCGTTCCTGCTTGGAATTCCCCTTCGTAAGTACCCCCATCGGCAAAAGTATAAACTCCTTGACCTTGTTTTTTGCCATCAACAAACGCTCCTTGATAGCGATCGCCATTAGCATATTCACACACAACTCTACCATTTAAATTCCCGTTGCTAATTTCCCCTTCGCAACGCCCTCCATCGGGTAAGGTAACAACTCCAGCCGTTGCTAGGAGAGGATTACTAAACTCAAAGCTAGAAGCAACTAAAAGTACAATGCCTAATTTAGCAATCTTAATCATTTTCATAAACCTCAAAGCCAATTCTGCCAATTCTTTCTAATCAAACCTAATTGTCACTTCCACTCGACGGTTTCTGCCTGTGGTCGGTTGACAACTCATTCTTCCTACAGCATCTAATGCTGCTTGGTTGAGTTCGTTATATTTGCTTGGTTCTACCAGTTGTGGGCTACTTACATTCCCGTTTTGGTCAACCACAAAAGCAACTTTGACTTCATCTTTAATGTTGCGACCCTGAAGAGATGACGGATACACTGGTTCTGGTTGGGCACAACTTCCGCCTTGTCCTGAACCCGATGGAGCGCGTGCGGGCGCTCCTCGGTTGGCGGCAACTGAGCCTGGGTTGCTGGAGTCAAAGCTTCCTTGGCTTCCACCGGGATTGCTGGGTGCATTTCCCCCACTCAAATCGCCGGAAAAACCACCACCAGAGTTGGAGTCAAGGGGACTGGAAATGCTTCCCGGTCTACCTGGTGCGTTATTATTGCTGGCAATGCTACCCGGAGAATCGCTACCGAATTCGCCTTGGCTACCACCAGGAACACCTGAAGCGGAACCACTACCGAAATTATCGCGAAAAGTGCGATCGCTTCCACTTCCAGATAAGGGACTGGAAATGCTTCCCGGTTGATTGGGTGGATTGTTATTACTCGCTACCGCACCAGGATTAGTGGAACCAAAATTATTCTCGCTGTTAGTCGCAGTCTGGGAACTATTGTCTAAATTATCGCGAAAAGTGCGATCGCTTCCACCTCCAGATAAGGGACTGGAAATGCTTCCCGGTTGATTGGGTGCATTGTTATTACTCGCTACCGCACCAGGATTAGTGGAACCAAAATCATTCTCGCTGTTAGTCGCAGTCTGGGAACTATTGTCTAAATTATCGCGAAAAGTGCGATCGCTCGAACTCGACAAGGGACTCGACGTGCTTCCCGTTTGACTGGGTGGATTGTTATTACTCGCTACTTGATTAGGGTCTACTGGAGCGAAATTATCATTTGATGAGGGTGCGTCACTACCGCTTAGGCGATCGCGCAACGGTCGCTCGTTAGAATTAGATTCTAGGGGTTGAGAACTAGCTTCCCTCGACGTTTGAGCAGCAGTTTGTGATTCCTCCTCTAACTCAGTCGGTTGTGTTGTGGGAGTGGTCGCAGTAGTCGCCGTCGTTTCCGGTTGGGGAGTAGGTTCTTTTGGCTGTGCAATTTTGGGTTTTTCCGGTTCCACAGGAGTTGGAATTGGTTCGGGAACCTTCGTTTCTGGTTTCGGTTGCTTTGGTTGTTCTATTTTGGGTTTTTCCGGTTCCGGTGGAGTCGGTGTCGGTTCGGGAACCTCTGGTTTTTCTTCAGGTTCGCGAATTTCTTCTTCCTCTGGTGGTTCCTCGACGAGAATAAATTCTATCGGATCTTCGGCATAAGCTGGTTGTTTGGGCAACCAGGTTAAGATTAAAGCCAGAGCCACATGAAATAATACAGAACCCACAAAAGTCAGGGCAAGGAATTTCTTTAACTGCTCTTGTTCCCTTTTTCGCTGCTCAATACAAAAGCTAGACAGACTCATTGCTCAATCTTCCCTTCCCCAAAGTTTTTGCAATCGACACGGCGCGATCGCTCGAAATTTCGCGCACGCTAGGCTAATCGAGGGTAACAGATTTCTTTTTCCTCGATTATTGCAATTAATTCTTACTAAGTTAGTTATAGTAAATCAAATTGTTGCAAATAGCAACCAATAAGTCAAGTATATTTTCGCTCAGTTATCTGCCAGAGAGAAAAATCAGCACAAAGCTTTGTTTGTCAAGTGTTTTTCTAGATAAATTTTGTGAAATAATCTCCTCCAGAGTAGATTGACTCGGCTGAGAATAACGACCAATAGCTTTTCTACTTATTGAAAATAGTTATAAAATAGTGACGAACAGGAATAAGTGTAGCAAGCAGTACACCACTTTAGTCTATTTGTCAACTTAGAGATAAAGTTGTTTACTTAGCTAACTAACAGTTTTTTGCTAAAAAATCTAGACTATTTTCAGCTTTATAAATTCTCTAAAAGTCAAATAAACTACTAATAAACCAGCCAAGAATTCTGCCAAAAATAAACTATAATAAACCCCATTTACACCAAACCAAATCGGCACAAATAAAATTACTGGGACAAACAGAATTAATTGTCTATTCACAATTAAAATTCCGGCAATTTTACCCTTACCCATAGCCTGAAACATCGCAATGCTACACCAAATAAAAGATATCAAAGGTAAGAGTAAAATCACAATCCGAAAGTTGAGCAAAGAAGTTGCTGTAAAATCGAAATTTGGAAGTAACCAACTGAGAAAAAATTGAGGATAAAATTGTAAAGGTAGCCAAAGAATAGTTGACAAAATTGTCCCACCGATACTAAAAGTTAAATAAGCTTTCTTCACCCTTTCATAGAAGCCACCGCCATAATTTATGCCAATAACTGGATGGAGAGCTTGCACAAATCCATATAGCGGAGTAGTAATTAAAGAATACATAGCTAAAGTTGCTCCAACAAAAGCAAGATCGTTATCGGAACCATAGTGAGCAATTGATTTATAAATAACAGTTAATTGGACAATTTCGATACTGTGCATTAGGATCACAGAACTACCAACTGAGATAATTTGCTTTGTTAAATTTTTATTAGCAAAAGCTAACCTTTTTAGATTAACCTGAATTGAGCTTTTACCAGAAAGAAAATAAGTCCAATTGACGCAAGTGTAAACAAATGCAGAAATAACTGTAGCAAAAGCTAT includes the following:
- a CDS encoding MORN repeat-containing protein — encoded protein: MKMIKIAKLGIVLLVASSFEFSNPLLATAGVVTLPDGGRCEGEISNGNLNGRVVCEYANGDRYQGAFVDGKKQGQGVYTFADGGTYEGEFQAGTPSGRGVRVYADGDRYEGEFAGGQANGQGVYTSTDGGSYEGEFKDGAPNGEGTFTYANGNKCSGSVTNGTISGQGTCEYTNGNRYQGELKNGQPEGQGTYTFADGGSYTGEFSNGQFNGVGVRKFANGNRYEGSFSNGTPDGQGTLTFADGNKYEGEFSEGKFSGSGTYTFTNGNRYEGEFSNNRFNGTGTYYFANGSRCQGEFSEGQLNGEAVCTYENGDRYEGEFSNGDKNGEGVYIFSDGTRVQGTWENGELKN
- a CDS encoding TonB family protein, with translation MSLSSFCIEQRKREQEQLKKFLALTFVGSVLFHVALALILTWLPKQPAYAEDPIEFILVEEPPEEEEIREPEEKPEVPEPTPTPPEPEKPKIEQPKQPKPETKVPEPIPTPVEPEKPKIAQPKEPTPQPETTATTATTPTTQPTELEEESQTAAQTSREASSQPLESNSNERPLRDRLSGSDAPSSNDNFAPVDPNQVASNNNPPSQTGSTSSPLSSSSDRTFRDNLDNSSQTATNSENDFGSTNPGAVASNNNAPNQPGSISSPLSGGGSDRTFRDNLDNSSQTATNSENNFGSTNPGAVASNNNPPNQPGSISSPLSGSGSDRTFRDNFGSGSASGVPGGSQGEFGSDSPGSIASNNNAPGRPGSISSPLDSNSGGGFSGDLSGGNAPSNPGGSQGSFDSSNPGSVAANRGAPARAPSGSGQGGSCAQPEPVYPSSLQGRNIKDEVKVAFVVDQNGNVSSPQLVEPSKYNELNQAALDAVGRMSCQPTTGRNRRVEVTIRFD
- a CDS encoding MATE family efflux transporter, with protein sequence MTSSSQAKIADAIAKDNLVKLMLKLTPPGIIGMLLISLNNFIDVFSAGRFIDKNALAAISLALPLTSLVIGFALFVGVGSASVLSRSLGSGDVNIQAKIFGNFTLLSVIISFFLTILGYIFSQPLINFMGGSGEIADLGVVYFQTYVLGSLFFILAIGSSQLIKAEGKIPLATIFSAIYVFTNITLNLTFVLILNWGVRGIAFATVISAFVYTCVNWTYFLSGKSSIQVNLKRLAFANKNLTKQIISVGSSVILMHSIEIVQLTVIYKSIAHYGSDNDLAFVGATLAMYSLITTPLYGFVQALHPVIGINYGGGFYERVKKAYLTFSIGGTILSTILWLPLQFYPQFFLSWLLPNFDFTATSLLNFRIVILLLPLISFIWCSIAMFQAMGKGKIAGILIVNRQLILFVPVILFVPIWFGVNGVYYSLFLAEFLAGLLVVYLTFREFIKLKIV